One Lucilia cuprina isolate Lc7/37 chromosome 4, ASM2204524v1, whole genome shotgun sequence DNA segment encodes these proteins:
- the LOC111690557 gene encoding uncharacterized protein LOC111690557 isoform X1: MNYGRKTPSTYRSNPSVYSHTTGRSSTNLHTVKSRSTRSVRIPWYQRPILKNNQYIDIQKNAMMIGLFAIFLALFTIGTAIFDIYCLAMAAPGSTHYGYYIISYEFVYVGNKHVRNMLMVFALFSLVLGVIILFTSILLVVALRKHHKHGKQNRFVLIPEYERKILPWLWTFAIFTVWRFLSLLFFAIVNDLYFAYNAVMVFLWSVFVLICIIGWCVVYSLFLELVDLTKLEDLAHLRMGTMASLHASTANSLAGSRPTTPHSTVSTMPVG, translated from the exons ATGAATTATGGGCGTAAGACTCCTTCGACCTATCGATCAAATCCCTCTGTGTATTCCCATACCACGGGAAG ATCTTCTACAAATCTTCATACCGTCAAATCGCGTTCCACACGTTCGGTGCGTATACCCTGGTACCAAAGACCCATTCTAAAGAACAATCAATATAttgatatacaaaaaaatgccATGATGATTGGTTTATTTGCCATA tttttggctTTATTTACCATTGGCACTGCCATCTTTGATATCTATTGTTTGGCCATGGCTGCGCCTGGTTCAACACATTATGGTTATTACATTATATCATATGAATTTGTGTATGTTGGCAACAAACATG tacgcaacATGTTGATggtatttgctttattttcattAGTATTGGgtgttataatattatttaccaGTATACTGCTTGTAGTAGCTTTAAGAAAG CATCATAAACATGGAAAACAAAatcgttttgttttaataccG GAATATGAACGTAAAATTTTACCCTGGCTTTGGACATTTGCCATATTTACTGTATGGCGCTTTTTGTCTCTACTTTTCTTTGCCATTGTCAATGATTTGTATTTTGCATACAATGCTGTCATGGTATTTTTATGGTccgtttttgttttgatttgcaTCATAGGTTGGTGTGTTGTTTATTCATTATTCCTGGAGTTAGTAGATCTAACAAAATTGGAAGATTTGGCTCACTTAAGA ATGGGTACTATGGCTTCTTTACACGCCTCCACTGCCAATTCCTTAGCCGGTTCACGTCCCACTACACCGCATAGTACTGTTTCTACTATGCCGGTTGGTTGA
- the LOC111690557 gene encoding uncharacterized protein LOC111690557 isoform X2 produces MNYGRKTPSTYRSNPSVYSHTTGRSSTNLHTVKSRSTRSVRIPWYQRPILKNNQYIDIQKNAMMIGLFAIFLALFTIGTAIFDIYCLAMAAPGSTHYGYYIISYEFVYVGNKHVRNMLMVFALFSLVLGVIILFTSILLVVALRKEYERKILPWLWTFAIFTVWRFLSLLFFAIVNDLYFAYNAVMVFLWSVFVLICIIGWCVVYSLFLELVDLTKLEDLAHLRMGTMASLHASTANSLAGSRPTTPHSTVSTMPVG; encoded by the exons ATGAATTATGGGCGTAAGACTCCTTCGACCTATCGATCAAATCCCTCTGTGTATTCCCATACCACGGGAAG ATCTTCTACAAATCTTCATACCGTCAAATCGCGTTCCACACGTTCGGTGCGTATACCCTGGTACCAAAGACCCATTCTAAAGAACAATCAATATAttgatatacaaaaaaatgccATGATGATTGGTTTATTTGCCATA tttttggctTTATTTACCATTGGCACTGCCATCTTTGATATCTATTGTTTGGCCATGGCTGCGCCTGGTTCAACACATTATGGTTATTACATTATATCATATGAATTTGTGTATGTTGGCAACAAACATG tacgcaacATGTTGATggtatttgctttattttcattAGTATTGGgtgttataatattatttaccaGTATACTGCTTGTAGTAGCTTTAAGAAAG GAATATGAACGTAAAATTTTACCCTGGCTTTGGACATTTGCCATATTTACTGTATGGCGCTTTTTGTCTCTACTTTTCTTTGCCATTGTCAATGATTTGTATTTTGCATACAATGCTGTCATGGTATTTTTATGGTccgtttttgttttgatttgcaTCATAGGTTGGTGTGTTGTTTATTCATTATTCCTGGAGTTAGTAGATCTAACAAAATTGGAAGATTTGGCTCACTTAAGA ATGGGTACTATGGCTTCTTTACACGCCTCCACTGCCAATTCCTTAGCCGGTTCACGTCCCACTACACCGCATAGTACTGTTTCTACTATGCCGGTTGGTTGA